From Streptomyces sp. NBC_01754, a single genomic window includes:
- a CDS encoding MFS transporter, giving the protein MKPVKREAGRTPLTRRLVVPGGRDGRRMLVVAVIDKIGTGLWAGASTLYFIYVAHLSVGQIGTLLGVSGVLGIAGPPLAGRLADRFPVTRLLVVAQLVRGVALLALLTTHAFLPLMLYSALGALPDRASGVLTKLFAARVAGPHRIRYQAIQRTAVNIGWAVGGSGAAAVLTVGTTAAYQTLLLANVASYAVIAVLTLRCAEPRSPGRVVAAQGAPADGPTVPEGTTSAPPPDLTESPDSAKRPNPWRDRRYLAFTGTEVWLFLDDSVLQVGFPLWIVHATTAPVGLAPLVLVVNSLLVVALQVPLSRFADTSSAARRLLLPLSAAFLTGGTALAASTLGGPWFATTAVLVAAIAFTLAEILHSLSSWELSIALAPGDAQGAYLGVHGLAQSAQRSLGPVVVGAAVGAGPLAWPVLGASLVATCLLQHRLVRPSGAKAAPVVKAARDGGRRKPEAGRTGDADRTADAGRTADGT; this is encoded by the coding sequence ATGAAACCGGTGAAGAGGGAAGCGGGCCGCACTCCGCTCACCCGGCGCCTCGTCGTACCGGGCGGGCGGGACGGCAGGCGGATGCTGGTGGTCGCCGTCATCGACAAGATCGGTACCGGCCTGTGGGCCGGGGCGTCGACGCTCTACTTCATCTATGTCGCGCACCTGTCGGTCGGTCAGATCGGCACGCTGCTGGGGGTGTCCGGCGTCCTGGGCATCGCGGGACCGCCGCTCGCCGGGCGCCTCGCCGACCGCTTCCCGGTGACCCGCCTCCTCGTCGTCGCCCAACTGGTCCGGGGAGTGGCCCTGCTGGCGCTGCTGACCACCCACGCGTTCCTGCCGCTGATGCTGTACTCGGCACTGGGGGCGCTGCCCGACCGGGCGTCGGGGGTGCTGACGAAGCTGTTCGCCGCGCGCGTCGCGGGCCCGCATCGCATCCGGTACCAGGCCATCCAGCGCACCGCGGTCAACATCGGGTGGGCGGTCGGGGGCTCCGGGGCCGCCGCCGTACTGACCGTGGGCACCACCGCCGCCTACCAGACCCTGCTGCTCGCCAACGTCGCCTCGTACGCGGTCATCGCGGTCCTGACCCTCCGGTGCGCGGAGCCCCGGTCCCCCGGCCGCGTGGTGGCCGCCCAGGGCGCCCCGGCCGACGGCCCCACGGTCCCCGAGGGAACCACGTCCGCCCCACCGCCCGACCTCACCGAGTCCCCCGACTCGGCGAAGAGGCCGAACCCATGGAGGGACCGCCGCTATCTCGCGTTCACCGGCACGGAGGTGTGGCTGTTCCTCGACGACAGCGTGCTCCAGGTCGGATTCCCGCTCTGGATCGTGCACGCCACCACCGCCCCGGTCGGCCTGGCGCCCCTGGTCCTGGTCGTCAACAGCCTGCTGGTGGTCGCGCTCCAGGTGCCGCTCTCGCGTTTCGCGGATACCAGCTCCGCCGCGCGCCGGCTCCTCCTGCCGCTGAGCGCCGCGTTCCTGACGGGGGGTACGGCGCTCGCCGCTTCGACCCTGGGCGGTCCCTGGTTCGCCACGACCGCCGTACTGGTCGCGGCCATCGCCTTCACCCTGGCTGAGATCCTGCACTCCCTCTCGTCCTGGGAACTCTCCATCGCCCTCGCCCCGGGCGACGCACAGGGCGCCTACCTCGGCGTCCACGGTCTGGCACAGTCCGCCCAGCGCAGCCTCGGCCCGGTGGTCGTCGGCGCGGCCGTGGGCGCGGGTCCACTCGCCTGGCCGGTCCTGGGCGCGAGCCTGGTGGCCACCTGTCTGCTGCAACACCGGCTGGTACGGCCCTCGGGCGCGAAGGCGGCGCCGGTGGTGAAGGCGGCGCGGGACGGCGGGCGGAGAAAGCCGGAGGCGGGCCGGACGGGCGACGCGGACCGGACAGCCGACGCGGGGCGGACAGCCGACGGCACATGA
- a CDS encoding helix-turn-helix domain-containing protein: MSTIYGDWLRAQRLAAGLTQQQLADMAIMTRSHIAHIEAGRRVPSREDARRLDQALGTGDVLSSFLPQDNVAVADYFEAARQLEQQAVMIREFALSFVPGILQTERYARAVLSTTFPPVSEEERDRLVVTRLERARILENPVQPVVWALLDEAVLRRAVGGPDVMAEQIMHLVRLVDSGRVRVYVLPFGLGVHTLMQGMLTLMRFEDQPPVAYSEGIQVGMVHDSPVLVDRLLGAYDLALGDAIPLRESLTLLRTTAKEYGHRD; this comes from the coding sequence TTGAGTACGATCTATGGCGATTGGCTGCGGGCCCAGCGCTTGGCAGCGGGGCTGACGCAGCAGCAGTTGGCCGACATGGCGATCATGACCCGCTCGCATATCGCGCACATCGAAGCGGGCAGGCGGGTGCCGTCCCGGGAGGACGCCCGGAGGCTTGACCAGGCCCTGGGCACGGGCGATGTGCTGAGCAGTTTTCTGCCGCAGGACAACGTTGCGGTCGCCGACTACTTCGAGGCGGCTCGGCAACTGGAACAGCAGGCCGTGATGATCCGAGAGTTCGCCCTGTCGTTCGTCCCAGGCATCCTCCAGACGGAGAGGTACGCCCGTGCGGTCTTGAGCACGACCTTCCCTCCGGTCAGCGAGGAAGAGCGTGACAGGCTCGTGGTCACGCGGCTCGAACGAGCCAGGATCCTTGAGAATCCGGTGCAACCCGTCGTTTGGGCGCTGCTCGACGAAGCGGTGTTACGACGCGCGGTCGGTGGTCCCGACGTCATGGCGGAACAGATCATGCACCTCGTGCGCCTCGTGGACTCAGGCCGAGTTCGTGTGTACGTACTGCCGTTCGGACTTGGCGTACACACTCTGATGCAGGGCATGCTTACCCTGATGCGTTTCGAAGACCAGCCGCCCGTGGCGTACTCAGAAGGCATCCAAGTGGGAATGGTGCACGACTCCCCCGTATTGGTCGACCGGCTGCTGGGCGCATACGATCTTGCGCTGGGCGACGCCATACCGCTCAGGGAGTCACTGACTCTCCTGAGGACGACCGCAAAGGAATACGGACACCGTGACTGA
- a CDS encoding DUF397 domain-containing protein, producing the protein MTEPTPPNVSAVTGWRKSSHSGNEGGSCLEVLDHHPGAVPVRDSKAPDGPALLIPVMSWAPFIAALKADRLDP; encoded by the coding sequence GTGACTGAACCCACTCCTCCGAACGTGTCGGCAGTCACTGGCTGGCGCAAGTCGTCGCACAGCGGAAACGAAGGCGGCAGCTGCCTCGAAGTGCTGGACCACCACCCCGGCGCCGTCCCCGTCCGCGACTCCAAGGCCCCCGACGGTCCCGCCCTCCTGATCCCCGTCATGAGCTGGGCCCCCTTCATCGCCGCCCTCAAGGCCGATCGGCTCGACCCCTGA
- a CDS encoding DUF5713 family protein → MAITNERMRQHAFLSGLYEDGYFPDHVVDKGRDVLVRLCETIEARRPADLAALYVLTHAATEEFNALEAEFEAAGSEIETVAREEMAEAFWFVAMAYGFTEADVEELVATREW, encoded by the coding sequence ATGGCGATCACGAACGAACGGATGAGGCAGCACGCCTTCCTGAGCGGGCTGTACGAGGACGGGTACTTCCCCGACCACGTGGTGGACAAGGGGAGGGACGTCCTGGTCCGGCTGTGCGAGACCATCGAGGCGCGGCGGCCCGCCGATCTGGCGGCTCTGTACGTGCTGACGCACGCGGCGACCGAGGAGTTCAACGCGCTGGAGGCGGAGTTCGAGGCTGCGGGGAGCGAGATCGAGACGGTCGCCCGGGAAGAGATGGCTGAGGCCTTCTGGTTCGTCGCCATGGCGTACGGCTTCACGGAGGCGGACGTGGAAGAGCTTGTCGCGACTCGTGAGTGGTGA
- a CDS encoding peptidase inhibitor family I36 protein: protein MKRFTALASAALAVAFGLGTGTAGAAPAAPVPAYNCTAGHFCIYSDWNGGGTRCQWTTSQKANTADDCSFIQQGKNVRSVWNSTGHRVQYYTGTNYKSRVGSTPAGQGGNLQGNYQIRSFKPQ from the coding sequence ATGAAACGCTTCACCGCACTCGCCTCCGCCGCACTCGCCGTCGCCTTCGGCCTCGGCACCGGTACGGCCGGCGCGGCACCCGCCGCGCCCGTGCCCGCGTACAACTGCACCGCCGGTCATTTCTGTATCTACAGCGACTGGAACGGCGGAGGGACGCGCTGCCAGTGGACGACGTCGCAGAAGGCGAACACCGCCGACGACTGCTCGTTCATCCAGCAGGGCAAGAACGTCCGCTCCGTATGGAACTCCACCGGTCACCGGGTGCAGTACTACACGGGGACCAACTACAAGTCCCGCGTGGGCTCCACGCCCGCCGGCCAGGGCGGCAACCTCCAGGGGAACTACCAGATCAGGTCGTTCAAGCCCCAGTAG
- a CDS encoding Asp23/Gls24 family envelope stress response protein yields MADVGSQSGNSTADRNAGQSGKGGRGTTTIANNVVATIAGIAVRETEGVYSVGRGASKALGAVTGRMPGSSGAGRSVKVEVGEKETAIDVEIEVEYGVPIHELADRIRSQVTDAVQSMTGLRVVEININVFDVHVPDEDDEDNDDEGSRSGGQGGRVR; encoded by the coding sequence ATGGCTGATGTCGGGTCCCAGAGCGGAAACTCAACGGCGGACAGGAACGCGGGACAGTCCGGGAAGGGCGGACGTGGGACGACCACCATCGCGAACAACGTCGTCGCCACCATCGCCGGAATCGCCGTCCGCGAGACCGAGGGCGTGTACTCGGTGGGCCGGGGCGCCTCGAAGGCGCTGGGCGCCGTCACGGGACGCATGCCGGGTTCCTCCGGGGCGGGGCGTTCCGTCAAGGTGGAGGTGGGCGAGAAGGAGACGGCGATCGACGTCGAGATCGAGGTCGAGTACGGCGTCCCGATCCACGAACTCGCCGACCGGATCCGGTCCCAGGTCACGGACGCGGTGCAGTCGATGACCGGTCTGAGGGTCGTGGAGATCAACATCAACGTCTTCGATGTCCACGTCCCTGACGAGGACGACGAGGACAACGACGACGAGGGCAGCCGCTCCGGCGGCCAGGGCGGTCGGGTGAGGTGA
- a CDS encoding acyl-CoA dehydrogenase family protein, producing the protein MRRTVYNEDHEAFRETLRAFIEAEVVPVYDEWYAAGEAPRDFYYKLAELGIFGIEVPEEYGGAGEESFKYEAIIYEETARAGVSFGGSGVHVLLCLPYLKAYATEEQKKRWLPDFVSGNAMYAIAMTEPGTGSDLAGMKTTAKLSEDGTHYVLNGAKTFITGGVHADKVIVCARTDAPRPDDRRHGISLLVVDTKSEGYSVGRKLDKMGLKVSDTAELAFVDVKVPVGDLLGEENKGFSYLGQNLPQERLGIAVGAYAQASAAVRFAQQYTQDRMVFGKTVASFQNTKFELAACKAEVDAAEAVCDRAIEALDAGELTPAEAASAKLFCTEVAHRVIDRCLQLHGGYGYMNEYPIARLYADNRVNRIYGGTSEVMKSIIAKSMGL; encoded by the coding sequence GTGCGCCGTACGGTGTACAACGAGGACCACGAGGCGTTCCGGGAGACCCTGCGGGCCTTCATCGAGGCCGAGGTCGTCCCCGTCTACGACGAGTGGTACGCGGCGGGCGAGGCGCCCCGCGACTTCTACTACAAGCTCGCCGAGCTGGGGATCTTCGGCATCGAGGTGCCCGAGGAGTACGGCGGCGCGGGCGAGGAGTCCTTCAAGTACGAGGCGATCATCTACGAGGAGACCGCCCGCGCGGGTGTGTCCTTCGGCGGTTCCGGCGTGCACGTCCTGCTCTGCCTGCCCTACCTCAAGGCGTACGCCACCGAGGAGCAGAAGAAGCGCTGGCTCCCGGACTTCGTCTCCGGAAACGCCATGTACGCGATAGCCATGACCGAGCCGGGCACCGGTTCGGACCTGGCCGGGATGAAGACGACCGCCAAGCTCTCCGAGGACGGCACGCACTACGTCCTCAACGGCGCCAAGACCTTCATCACCGGTGGTGTGCACGCCGACAAGGTCATCGTCTGCGCCCGCACGGACGCCCCCAGGCCGGACGACCGCCGGCACGGCATCTCGCTGCTGGTCGTCGACACCAAGTCGGAGGGGTACTCGGTCGGCCGCAAGCTCGACAAGATGGGCCTGAAGGTCTCCGACACCGCCGAACTCGCCTTCGTGGACGTCAAGGTGCCCGTGGGGGATCTGCTGGGCGAGGAGAACAAGGGGTTCTCCTACCTCGGCCAGAACCTTCCGCAGGAGCGTCTCGGTATCGCCGTCGGCGCGTACGCGCAGGCATCCGCGGCCGTGCGGTTCGCCCAGCAGTACACGCAGGACCGCATGGTCTTCGGCAAAACCGTCGCCTCGTTCCAGAACACCAAGTTCGAGCTGGCCGCCTGCAAGGCCGAGGTGGACGCGGCCGAGGCCGTCTGCGACCGCGCCATCGAGGCTCTGGACGCCGGTGAGCTGACGCCCGCCGAGGCGGCCTCCGCGAAGCTGTTCTGCACCGAGGTCGCGCACCGGGTGATCGACCGCTGCCTCCAGCTGCACGGCGGCTACGGCTACATGAACGAGTACCCGATCGCCCGTCTCTACGCGGACAACCGGGTCAACCGCATCTACGGCGGTACCAGCGAGGTCATGAAGTCGATCATCGCCAAGTCCATGGGCCTGTAG
- the tesB gene encoding acyl-CoA thioesterase II encodes MGAALDSLLDLLDLERIEQDIFRGRSRSAVVPRVFGGQVAAQALVAAGRTAPAGRSAHSLHAYFLRPGDPGAPIVYNVDRIRDGRSFTTRRVVAVQHGKPIFHLSASFQTHEEGMDHQAAMPSAPAPETLPTAEEMLPRYADRFTDPHMVDRLLEARAAVDLRYVDAPPFATAGKPREPRSQVWFRTNGELADDPLLHVCMATYVSDMTLLDSVLLAHGRGGWAIGDVVGASLDHAMWFHRPFRADEWLLYDQQSPSASGGRGLGQARIYTADGQLAVTVIQEGLVRVPRD; translated from the coding sequence GTGGGCGCGGCACTCGATTCCCTGCTCGATCTGCTAGACCTGGAGCGGATCGAGCAGGACATCTTCCGGGGCCGCAGCCGCAGCGCGGTCGTGCCCCGCGTCTTCGGCGGCCAGGTCGCGGCGCAGGCCCTGGTCGCCGCCGGCCGCACGGCCCCGGCCGGCCGGTCGGCACACTCGCTGCACGCCTACTTCCTACGGCCCGGGGACCCCGGGGCGCCGATCGTGTACAACGTGGACCGGATCCGCGACGGGCGCTCCTTCACCACCCGCCGGGTCGTCGCCGTCCAGCACGGCAAGCCGATCTTCCACCTCTCGGCGTCCTTCCAGACCCACGAGGAGGGCATGGACCACCAGGCGGCCATGCCCTCCGCGCCGGCCCCGGAGACCCTGCCGACGGCGGAGGAGATGCTCCCCCGGTACGCGGACCGCTTCACCGACCCGCACATGGTCGACCGGCTGCTGGAGGCGCGGGCGGCGGTGGATCTGCGGTACGTGGACGCCCCGCCGTTCGCGACGGCCGGTAAGCCCCGCGAACCGCGCTCGCAGGTGTGGTTCCGGACCAACGGCGAGCTGGCCGACGACCCGCTGCTGCACGTCTGCATGGCGACGTACGTCTCCGACATGACGCTGCTCGACTCGGTGCTGCTCGCCCACGGGCGCGGCGGCTGGGCGATCGGTGACGTGGTGGGGGCCAGCCTGGACCACGCGATGTGGTTCCACCGCCCCTTCCGGGCCGACGAGTGGCTGCTGTACGACCAGCAGTCGCCCTCGGCCTCGGGCGGACGCGGGCTCGGACAGGCCCGGATCTACACGGCGGACGGTCAACTGGCCGTCACGGTCATCCAGGAGGGCCTGGTGCGCGTCCCGAGGGACTGA
- a CDS encoding epoxide hydrolase family protein, which yields MEKRSSTAAADTSVRPFRIEIPQADLDDLHHRLARTRWSAGVPGTEDWSRGVPADYLRGLADHWAGGFDWRGAEARLNAFPQYLTEIDGQDIHFLHVRSEKADATPLLLIHDWPGSFVQFIDVIEPLSRDFHVVVTSTPGVGFSGPLSSAGWNTGRIAAAFTTLMSRLGYGSYGVQGNGGGAWIAGEMGRIDPGHVRGVHVNGLVTFPSQDPADFAGLTEGEQARLERLQAFRDDKMGFNAIQSTRPDTLAFGLHDSPVGQLAWIVEKFKEWTDPAKDLPEDAVDRDTLLMNVSVYWFTGTAGSSAHLYYEMSHDPSAWAPRERGTVPTAVAVALPSDVTVRRFAERDHHVVRWTEFESGGNFLSLEQPERLAEDVRQFFAELG from the coding sequence ATGGAGAAGCGCAGCAGCACCGCAGCCGCGGACACGTCCGTCCGCCCCTTCCGGATCGAGATCCCGCAGGCCGACCTGGACGACCTGCACCACCGTCTGGCCCGTACCCGCTGGAGCGCGGGGGTCCCGGGGACCGAGGACTGGTCGCGCGGGGTGCCCGCCGACTACCTGCGGGGACTGGCCGACCACTGGGCCGGGGGGTTCGACTGGCGCGGCGCGGAGGCGCGGCTGAACGCGTTCCCGCAGTACCTCACCGAGATCGACGGCCAGGACATCCACTTCCTCCATGTCCGCTCGGAGAAGGCGGACGCCACCCCGTTGCTCCTGATCCACGACTGGCCGGGCTCGTTCGTCCAGTTCATCGACGTGATCGAGCCGCTCTCACGTGACTTCCACGTCGTCGTCACCTCCACCCCCGGGGTCGGATTCTCCGGCCCGCTGTCGTCGGCCGGCTGGAACACCGGCCGGATCGCGGCCGCGTTCACCACCCTCATGTCCCGCCTGGGATACGGGAGCTACGGCGTCCAGGGCAACGGCGGCGGTGCCTGGATCGCCGGTGAGATGGGCCGGATCGACCCCGGGCACGTGAGGGGCGTCCACGTGAACGGACTGGTGACCTTCCCGTCCCAGGACCCGGCGGACTTCGCCGGCCTCACGGAGGGCGAACAGGCCCGGCTGGAGCGGTTGCAGGCGTTCCGTGACGACAAGATGGGCTTCAACGCCATCCAGTCGACCCGTCCGGACACGCTGGCCTTCGGTCTGCACGATTCGCCGGTCGGGCAACTCGCCTGGATCGTCGAGAAGTTCAAGGAGTGGACGGACCCCGCGAAGGATCTGCCCGAGGACGCGGTGGACCGTGACACCCTCCTGATGAACGTCAGCGTGTACTGGTTCACCGGGACGGCCGGCTCCTCCGCCCACCTGTACTACGAGATGTCCCACGACCCGAGTGCCTGGGCGCCGAGGGAGCGCGGGACCGTGCCCACCGCGGTGGCGGTCGCGCTGCCGTCCGACGTGACCGTCCGCCGGTTCGCCGAGCGGGACCACCACGTCGTGCGCTGGACCGAGTTCGAGAGCGGCGGCAACTTCCTCTCCCTGGAGCAGCCGGAACGGCTGGCCGAGGACGTCCGCCAGTTCTTCGCGGAACTCGGCTGA
- a CDS encoding helix-turn-helix transcriptional regulator, with product MLETSARLLRLLSLLQSPRAWPGSELAERLGVSGRTVRNDIERLRTLGYPVDATRGSTGGYRLASGSAMPPLLLEDDEAVAVTVAVRTVAQSSLAGMEETSLQALAKLEQVLPARLRRRVKALQEYTVPVPADRQVPGVDTGLLMTLTAACRDRERLRLDYRDHTGAATGRVVEPQRVVNWGRRWYLVAWDVDRDAWRTFRVDRITPRTPAGPRFPPRGDPEGDAAAYVAGKVSAAAWRHRARVTVHAPASAVLERVNPAVGVVEPVDQETCVLVTGADTLEGLAVHLGLLGYDFTVTEPAELVAYLRRLAGRYARSTPAPAAPETGTGAAAGAASAPEGPDGSSPAASSR from the coding sequence ATGCTGGAAACCTCCGCACGTCTCCTGCGGCTGCTGTCGCTGCTCCAGTCACCGCGCGCCTGGCCGGGCTCCGAGCTCGCCGAACGGCTCGGCGTCAGCGGCCGGACCGTCCGTAACGACATCGAGCGGCTGCGCACGCTCGGGTATCCGGTCGACGCCACCCGGGGATCGACCGGGGGCTACCGGCTGGCGTCCGGCAGCGCGATGCCCCCGCTGCTGCTGGAGGACGACGAGGCGGTCGCGGTGACGGTCGCCGTACGCACGGTCGCCCAGAGCTCCCTGGCGGGGATGGAGGAGACCTCGCTCCAGGCGCTGGCCAAGCTGGAACAGGTGCTACCGGCCCGGCTGCGCCGACGGGTGAAGGCGCTCCAGGAGTACACCGTGCCGGTACCCGCCGACCGGCAGGTCCCCGGCGTGGACACCGGGCTCCTGATGACGCTGACGGCGGCCTGCCGCGACCGCGAACGGCTGCGCCTGGACTACCGCGACCACACGGGGGCGGCCACCGGCCGGGTCGTGGAGCCCCAGCGCGTCGTCAACTGGGGCCGCCGCTGGTACCTGGTGGCCTGGGACGTCGACCGGGACGCCTGGCGCACCTTCCGCGTGGACCGGATCACCCCGCGTACCCCGGCGGGCCCGCGCTTCCCCCCGCGCGGGGATCCGGAGGGCGACGCGGCGGCGTACGTGGCGGGGAAGGTCTCGGCCGCCGCCTGGCGCCACCGCGCCCGGGTGACGGTGCACGCCCCGGCCTCCGCGGTGCTGGAGCGCGTCAATCCCGCCGTGGGCGTGGTGGAGCCCGTCGACCAGGAGACGTGCGTACTGGTCACCGGCGCGGACACCCTGGAGGGCCTCGCCGTCCACCTGGGGCTGCTCGGGTACGACTTCACCGTGACGGAGCCGGCCGAGCTGGTGGCGTACCTGCGGCGGCTGGCCGGACGCTACGCCCGGTCCACGCCCGCGCCGGCCGCGCCGGAGACGGGTACGGGAGCCGCGGCGGGGGCCGCCTCCGCGCCGGAAGGCCCGGACGGGAGCAGCCCGGCCGCGTCCAGCAGGTAG
- a CDS encoding phosphatase, producing the protein MPIPSRAALVEHLVRTRIAGDVATPRDNNLDHYRKLANGDRHFWLGLELGDRWRDEQDVLAVMAERCGVDDDPERRQGQDTIDPELTVDALERMAARLRQAARGRERVLFATGHPGGLLDVHRRTAEALRAAGCEIVRIPGGLVADACMVFQFADVAVLERGASLWHTHSPAPMAAILDGLEREGRPQPDLVVADHGWAGCAGQRGLDSIGYADCNDPALFIGEAEGTLQVTVPLDDHVTDPRFYDPMTDYLLDAAGLLPSGPSGAEAAPAAAPVPVSGAAGAGVDRA; encoded by the coding sequence ATGCCGATACCCAGCCGCGCCGCCCTCGTCGAGCACCTCGTCCGTACCCGTATCGCGGGCGATGTCGCCACGCCCCGGGACAACAACCTCGATCACTACCGCAAGCTCGCCAACGGTGACCGCCACTTCTGGCTGGGGCTCGAACTCGGCGACCGATGGCGCGACGAGCAGGACGTCCTGGCGGTGATGGCGGAGAGATGCGGCGTCGACGACGACCCGGAGCGCCGGCAGGGCCAGGACACCATCGACCCGGAGCTCACCGTCGACGCCCTGGAGCGGATGGCGGCCCGGCTGCGGCAGGCGGCGCGGGGCCGGGAACGGGTGCTGTTCGCGACCGGGCACCCCGGCGGACTTCTGGACGTGCACCGCAGGACGGCCGAGGCGCTGCGGGCCGCCGGATGCGAGATCGTCCGGATCCCCGGCGGGCTGGTGGCCGACGCGTGCATGGTCTTCCAGTTCGCCGACGTCGCCGTGCTGGAGCGCGGGGCCTCGCTCTGGCACACCCACTCCCCGGCGCCGATGGCCGCCATCCTGGACGGCCTGGAGCGCGAGGGCAGGCCGCAGCCGGACCTGGTCGTCGCCGACCACGGATGGGCGGGATGCGCGGGGCAGCGCGGGCTCGACTCCATCGGGTACGCCGACTGCAACGATCCGGCGCTGTTCATCGGCGAGGCGGAGGGCACCCTCCAGGTCACCGTGCCGCTGGACGACCACGTCACCGACCCGCGGTTCTACGACCCGATGACGGACTACCTGCTGGACGCGGCCGGGCTGCTCCCGTCCGGGCCTTCCGGCGCGGAGGCGGCCCCCGCCGCGGCTCCCGTACCCGTCTCCGGCGCGGCCGGCGCGGGCGTGGACCGGGCGTAG
- a CDS encoding SACE_7040 family transcriptional regulator: MSPHSADHSADRAAARAVSRVAAPTRREQILKEAARLFAERGFHGVGVDEIGAAVGISGPGLYRHFPGKDAMLAELLVGISERLLDGGRLRVREREAAPGGSPEALLDALIEGHIDFALDDRPLITLHDRELDRLRDTDRKRVRRLQREYVEVWVEAVRALYPSLPESEARVTVHAVFGLLNSTPHLVRPEALPGRTATAALLHRLARGAFEAAGGPR; encoded by the coding sequence ATGAGCCCCCATTCCGCCGACCATTCCGCCGACCGCGCCGCCGCACGTGCCGTCTCCCGTGTCGCGGCACCCACCCGCCGCGAACAGATCCTCAAGGAGGCCGCCCGCCTCTTCGCCGAGAGGGGTTTCCACGGGGTCGGGGTCGACGAGATAGGGGCCGCCGTCGGGATCAGCGGCCCCGGGCTCTACCGCCACTTCCCCGGCAAGGACGCCATGCTCGCCGAGCTGCTCGTCGGTATCAGTGAGCGCCTCCTCGACGGCGGCAGGCTGCGGGTCAGGGAGCGGGAGGCGGCTCCCGGCGGCTCCCCGGAGGCTCTCCTGGACGCGCTCATCGAGGGCCACATCGACTTCGCCCTCGACGACCGCCCCCTGATCACCCTCCACGACCGGGAGCTGGACCGGCTGCGCGACACCGACCGCAAACGGGTGCGCCGCCTCCAGCGCGAGTACGTCGAGGTCTGGGTCGAGGCCGTGCGCGCCCTGTACCCGTCCCTCCCGGAGAGCGAGGCCCGGGTCACCGTCCACGCGGTGTTCGGACTGCTCAACTCCACCCCGCACCTGGTCCGCCCGGAGGCCCTGCCGGGCCGTACGGCGACGGCGGCCCTGCTGCACCGGCTCGCCCGGGGCGCGTTCGAGGCGGCGGGCGGCCCCCGGTAG